The following are encoded in a window of Camarhynchus parvulus chromosome 1A, STF_HiC, whole genome shotgun sequence genomic DNA:
- the LOC115909919 gene encoding histone H3, with product MARTKQTARKSTGGKAPRKQLATKAARKSAPATGGVKKPHRYRPGTVALREIRRYQKSTELLIRKLPFQRLVREIAQDFKTDLRFQSSAVMALQEASEAYLVGLFEDTNLCAIHAKRVTIMPKDIQLARRIRGERA from the coding sequence ATGGCGCGCACGAAGCAGACGGCGCGGAAGTCGACGGGCGGCAAGGCGCCCCGCAAGCAGCTGGCCACCAAGGCTGCCCGCAAGAGCGCGCCGGCCACGGGCGGCGTCAAGAAGCCGCACCGCTACCGGCCCGGCACGGTGGCGCTGCGCGAGATCCGCCGCTACCAGAAGTCCACGGAGCTGCTGATCCGCAAGCTGCCCTTCCAGCGCCTCGTGCGCGAGATCGCGCAGGACTTCAAGACCGACCTGCGCTTCCAGAGCTCGGCCGTCATGGCGCTGCAGGAGGCCAGCGAGGCCTACCTGGTGGGGCTCTTCGAGGACACCAACCTGTGCGCCATCCACGCCAAGCGCGTCACCATCATGCCCAAGGACATCCAGCTGGCCCGCCGCATCCGCGGAGAGCGCgcctga
- the LOC115909939 gene encoding histone H4, with protein MSGRGKGGKGLGKGGAKRHRKVLRDNIQGITKPAIRRLARRGGVKRISGLIYEETRGVLKVFLENVIRDAVTYTEHAKRKTVTAMDVVYALKRQGRTLYGFGG; from the coding sequence ATGTCTGGCCGGGGCAAGGGCGGCAAGGGGCTCGGCAAGGGCGGCGCCAAGCGCCACCGCAAGGTGCTGCGCGACAACATCCAGGGCATCACCAAGCCGGCCATCCGCCGCCTGGCTCGGCGCGGCGGCGTCAAGCGCATCTCGGGGCTCATCTACGAGGAGACGCGCGGCGTGCTCAAGGTCTTCCTGGAGAACGTCATCCGCGACGCCGTCACCTACACGGAGCACGCCAAGAGGAAGACGGTCACGGCCATGGACGTGGTCTACGCCCTCAAGCGCCAGGGTCGCACTCTCTACGGCTTCGGCGGTTAA